GCCAATCTTCTGGGTGATAAACGCGTCAATACCTGCCTCACGATAGAACTGGGGCATGTTCCAATTGTAGCCGAACGAATCTGGATTCCAGCCGATCTTCACATCGACGCCGAGCTTCTGACGGAAGTAACGCTTCGCGTACAGAAGCTGGCGGGCCCACGATTCGCCGCTCGGGATGTTGCAGTCCGGTTCGATCCACATGCCGCCCATGATTTCCCACCGACCTTCTTTGATGCGCTGCTCCATGCGCTTGAAAAGATCAGGATAGAGCCGTTCCATCCAGTCATAGTACGCCGCTGAACTCTGAGAGTACGTCATGTCCGGGCGCGCATCCATGATGTTGAGTACGGAGGCGAAGGTGTTCTTGCACACTTCAATCGTTTCGCGTGATCGCCAGAGCCACGCGGCATCGATGTGCGCATTGGCGTCAAAGTAGATCGTGAATTGCTTGGCATACGCGTCGACTGGCAGGAGCAGCGACCTCGCCTCCTTCAGGCTGAATTCGAATTTCTCGAGCGGACCGTCGGACAACGACGAGAGGTCAATTCTCGCTGCCGTCGATTGCAGAAGGTCGTTGAGGCGCTTCTTCTCCGCTTTGTCCATCGTTGATTTATCCGTTCCCGGATCGACACGCTGGTTGGAACTTGTCTGGTACGTGTCGAAACTCAGCAGTTTCTGCCCGACCCGCAGACTGAGCGATAGGTTCTCAATCATCGACCGAATGGACTTCAGCGCGTCCGATGCGATCTGCGCGCGCAGAAGCCGGAGCGGGCCCCCGGTGTTGATCGCCTTGATGACGATAAGAAAACGGTCTCCCGGTTTGGCGTTGTTCGTCAGTTCAAATTCTCCGTCCCATGGGAAATGGCCCTTGCTCACGCCGTTCACCCAGAAGTGGCCGTAATCGTCCACCGACACCAGGAACTTCATCGGTCCTGTGATCGGCTTACCGAGGATCTTCGCCGGGAGAACTATTTCTTTCCGCATCCAGCAGGAGTCGGGGTAGATGTTTTGATTCAGCTTCAATACCTGCCAACCGGAATCATCGAAACCCGGCTTCGTGGGATCGCCAATGGGGTTGAAGGTCTTCAGGTCGGGACTTACCTTCCATTCATTGTAAGATGCGAGCGAGAGGGAATCGAGCGCTTTGACGAGCTTGTCAACGTTGGTCTGTGCCAGCACAGCCGCTGGTATGAGAGAACAGAAAGCAATTGTGCGGAGAAGTTTCATAACGGGTTCCTTGAAGTTCTATCTTGGTTTGAGACCGGGATCATACCGCTTCTTTGCGAGGGGGTGGAACGATCAGCCTTGAGCGTGGAATACGGTGCGCGAGCGTCTCCTCATGATCGCGAGTAGAGGAGCGGATTGAGTTCGCTTGCTGCCACTTCGCCGGGTTTCTGCCCCGGGTGAAACACTTCCATGTCGACTTTCCGGTGCTGGTTGTCGGGCTCCAGAATGCGCGTTCCATCGGCATAGTAAATAATCGTCATGACTTCTCTCCGAACGGAGCTTGAGTTCGCATGAGCGGAATGGAGCGAGCGGCCCGAATGGAACGTCGCATCCCCCGCTTTCAACGCATAACTGCACACCTGGCTGTTCTGCTCACGAATGACCTGCTCGAAGTACGCCTGAGATGTTTCCGAGATCGGCAGTTGTTTGAATGCGCTGTTGAGGTGCGAACCGAGCGCGAAACTCATCGAGCCCATCTCACGCGGGACGTCGACGAGGGGCATCCACATTGTGATCGTATGCTCAGTGTCCAACGGCCAGTAATAGAAATCCTGATGCCATGGCGTCGGCTTCCCGCCGGGTTCTTTGACCAATGCCTGATCATGGTACAGCCGGACGCCGCTTACACCCATCAACTCGGCGGCAATGCGGGCGAAGCGCTTCGCAACAACGAATCGCTTGACAGCTTCACTCTTGCGCCAGACGTTGGTCACCTGCGTAAACATCTTGCCATAATCGGCAATGCGCCCCTGGGGATCCCGCTCCCTGGCAACTTCATCCACAATTTCCAGAATGAGCGGACGATATTCATCGAGGTCGCTTCGGGACGCGACATTCGGCAGGAAGATATGCCCGCCGCGCTGATACTCCTCGACCTGCTCTCTGCTGACCGGGTACAACGATGAAAGAGCAGAAGACTGAGTCATGTCGTTTCCTTGTGGAGCTGTGTGCGTCCGAGAGCCGCCCGTTGACTGACGGTCAATATGGACAACCCACAAAAGAAAAGCAAGGTGAAGTTTCCCACACCCCTCTGCTGTGTGTTGCGCAGAGCATGATGTATGCGAGAGCGGTTCTCCGCCATCTTTCTTGCATTTGCCTCAACTCTTGTTTACTTTTTCCGTGGTTCAATGAGTACACCCCATCAACACCGGCCTGAGCATGAGCGAACTAACCCCCCGGGATGACATCAAGAAATCGGTGAGTGAGATTCTCAAGCGCGTGGATCGTTTGATCCGGGCGGGCGAGGTCGATCAGGCGATGCGGGAGATTATCCAGGCGAAGGACATCGATCCGAAGAACGTGTACATCTTCGCCTACGAGGAACGCATTACATACCTGAAAGAGGAGCACGAGAAGCACAAGCAGCAGGAGCAAACCAGGCATGCGGCCGAGGAAGCCGCCAGGAGACGGGACGGCGAGGCCAAGAAGAGAGCGGAAGAAGCGATCCGTCAGATCGACGAAGCCCGGAGAGCAGAAGCCGCCAGACAAGCGCGGGCATACTCACCCGGGGTGAGCCCATCCCCGCCCGTGAGACAAGAAGCGCGCCCTTCAATTGAGAAACTTGAACAGGAGCTGCGTGATCTCGAGGCGGATATTCAGAAAAAGGAGACCGAGGCACGCAGGCTGCAGCAAAGCGCTACCCCTTCACCGGAGCAGCTGGAGCAGTACCAGAAAGAGCTCGCCCGGGCTTGGGAGGACGGTGCCCTTACGCCCCTCGAGGAAGAACAGCTCAAAGAGCTTCGCATGCATTTGGGAATTGGCATCCAAGACCATAGCCACCTGACAAAAAGAGTTCAATTGGATGCCTACAGAACTGCGTTTCGTGGAGCTTGGTCCACGGGCGCCATCACTCCGGAACGGTTTTCCGACCTTGCCGACATGCGCAAGCGGTTCCACATCTCAACGGAAGAGTCCGATCGGCTTGAAGCTGAAATTCTCTGGGAAGCGCGGTCGGCAAGCCAATCTGCCACCTTGCTAATCGTTGATGATGATGTGAAACTGCTCAACCTCGTCAGCGACATTCTCCGGGAGGCGAACTACGTCGTGCGTGCATTTACCACTTCGGACGAAGCGTTCAAGTTTCTGAAAGAAAGCACTCCCGACATGATCATCTCTGACATCAACCTGGAAACCTCCACCATGGGGGGCTTCACATTCTACGAAAAAGTGCGCGAGATGGATCACCTGCAGAATGTGCCGTTCATTTTTCTCAGCGGGCTGACGGATGAAGTATTGATTCGGACGGGGAAAGAACTCGGCGTCGACGACTATCTCACCAAGCCGTTTTCCGACGAAACGCTGCTTGCAACAATTAAAGGAAAGCTGAAGAGGTTCAAGAAGCTTTCGCAGACATCGAAAAAGAAGTAGCAACCCCGCCTTGCAGGGAATTCCCCTCTTCCCTTGCCTTCGCATCCTACCCTCACGGTGAAGCACTCATGGACAACTGGTAGCTATCGCCCGAACACCCGCAGAGCCTCTTTGTCGAGCTTCGGAAGATCGTTATCTCTCCTGCACAACTCGCTGTACTTCTCAAAGAAATCTCCTGCCCCCTTGCGCACAGTCTCCGTCAACGCCGGTCGCCCCAATCTCTTTTCGATTTCATACGCGATCCGCAATCCCGCTGTAGCTCCATAGTTTCCCTCGAACGACCCGGAGAGATTCGAGTTCATGATCAGGTCCCGTGTCCTCCCAGGTGTTACCCCGGGTGATTGGAGTTCGAGCATTGCGCCATTGAGCTTTTCCACAGCGCGGGCGGTCACATCGAACCACTGCGGCGGAGGATCCTCCCCTCCGTCCCGGATCTCCATCGAAAGAAAGTACGCAATTCCCTCATTGTGGACGAGGTTCGCGAGTGCCGCCACAGGACTGTTCGCATCAAGATCACCGGATCGATATGCGCCATACACTGCGTGGAAACATTCATGAGCGAGAATGCTCAAGACCTGGATGAACTCCTGTTCGACGCCGGTTCCACGCATCAAACACCGACTCAGGTTCAGCACGATGACCTGTTCTCCCTGATCGCCGCCAACGAAGACAGGGACGTTCTCTTTCCACACTACGCGCCGGACAAACGCCGCGGCTTTTTCGTTCCCCATGGCGACCACGAAAACCGGGATCGAGACAGAGACATTCGCATCAGCCGGGAACAGCGAAGAAATCGTCGCAACTACGCGTCGGTCGAGACGCCTTCTTTTTGTCTCCGCCAGCAGTTTCTTCAACTCGCTCAGGCGAGTCACCGCTGTCTTCAGACCGTAGACATCATCCGGGCTGTTGTACGTGTCGCGCGCCAGTTCGAGCGCTCGCTCAAAATCATCGACCGGACGCACCGTCCGCGCGAGCAGACGGCTGGTGGCCGCAGCGATCTGGTTTCCCTTCTGCGCTGCCACCCTCCCTGCATTGCCGCTTCTCCTCTCGAAGAAATCGAGCATTTCATCCGTTGAAGAGTAGTCAACCCGGAGGGTGACATCAAAACGGGGATTGGTCTGCCCGCGGGAAAGAGACGGGAGAAAGAGGAAAAGCAAGAGGACCGCATGAATTATCGATCGCATCGAGTTTCTTAGAGACTGCATCCCGAGGAAACCGGAAAAGAGCTCACGCAAAGACGCAAAGCCGCCAAGAGAATAAACTGGAGGTCTTTTCTTTGCGCCCTTCGCGACTTTGCGTGAAATACCTTGCCGCGCCTCAGTCATCATCCTCCACGATTGACGCCCGGGAGAAAATGGAATACCGCGGAGCGGGCATCTGCGTTCCTTTGATGGAGCGCCACACGATCTCGTTGAATTCACGATCCGGGACCGCATCTTCGCGACGGAGATTGAACTTCTCCATCCGGGATTGCCCGTAGCTTTTGTCTTTGTTCTTCTCGCTCAGGTCATGCCGGGGTTGTTCAACGACGTACGGGGTCAGGTCGGGTTTCACGGAGAATGCGCCGAACATCGGAGTCGCCCCTGCGTCATACTGGCTCATCGGCGGGAGACCGAGAATCAACTCGATGCTCCGCAGCATCGATGCTGTGCTGTACAATGTATGATCCACGCCGCGTCCCTTCGTGTACGGGCTTATGACGAGCCCTACAGAGCGGTGGGCATCGACGTGATCGGAACCGTTTTGAGCGTCGTCTTCCACGACAAAGATCGCTGTCTCTTTCCAGTATGGACTTTTCGACAACCGCTCAACGATGAGGCCCAGAGCGTAGTCATTCTGCGCAACATACGCTTTGGGCGTCAACGCGCCTTTGCGCGTGCCGGCAGTATGATCATTCG
The nucleotide sequence above comes from Ignavibacteriales bacterium. Encoded proteins:
- a CDS encoding phytanoyl-CoA dioxygenase family protein — protein: MTQSSALSSLYPVSREQVEEYQRGGHIFLPNVASRSDLDEYRPLILEIVDEVARERDPQGRIADYGKMFTQVTNVWRKSEAVKRFVVAKRFARIAAELMGVSGVRLYHDQALVKEPGGKPTPWHQDFYYWPLDTEHTITMWMPLVDVPREMGSMSFALGSHLNSAFKQLPISETSQAYFEQVIREQNSQVCSYALKAGDATFHSGRSLHSAHANSSSVRREVMTIIYYADGTRILEPDNQHRKVDMEVFHPGQKPGEVAASELNPLLYSRS
- a CDS encoding response regulator; its protein translation is MSELTPRDDIKKSVSEILKRVDRLIRAGEVDQAMREIIQAKDIDPKNVYIFAYEERITYLKEEHEKHKQQEQTRHAAEEAARRRDGEAKKRAEEAIRQIDEARRAEAARQARAYSPGVSPSPPVRQEARPSIEKLEQELRDLEADIQKKETEARRLQQSATPSPEQLEQYQKELARAWEDGALTPLEEEQLKELRMHLGIGIQDHSHLTKRVQLDAYRTAFRGAWSTGAITPERFSDLADMRKRFHISTEESDRLEAEILWEARSASQSATLLIVDDDVKLLNLVSDILREANYVVRAFTTSDEAFKFLKESTPDMIISDINLETSTMGGFTFYEKVREMDHLQNVPFIFLSGLTDEVLIRTGKELGVDDYLTKPFSDETLLATIKGKLKRFKKLSQTSKKK